One Dioscorea cayenensis subsp. rotundata cultivar TDr96_F1 chromosome 17, TDr96_F1_v2_PseudoChromosome.rev07_lg8_w22 25.fasta, whole genome shotgun sequence DNA window includes the following coding sequences:
- the LOC120281358 gene encoding protein HEADING DATE 3A-like — MFPPKLFFVHRERDPLVVGRVIGDVLDPFTRTVPLRVIYNSREITNGCELRPSAVFDQPRVEVGGTELRDFYTLVMVDPDAPSPSDPSIREYLHWLVTDIPGTTAASFGQEIVSYESPSPSLGIHRFVFVLFQQFGRQTVYAPGWRQSFNTRDFAELYNLGAPVAAVYFNCQRESGSGGRRTTV, encoded by the exons ATGTTCCCACCTAAACTTTTCTTTGTCCATAGAGAGAGAGATCCTTTGGTTGTGGGGAGAGTAATAGGGGATGTCTTGGATCCATTCACCAGAACAGTTCCTCTCAGAGTGATATACAACTCTAGGGAGATCACCAATGGATGTGAACTCAGGCCCTCCGCTGTTTTTGATCAACCCAGAGTTGAAGTTGGTGGCACTGAACTTAGAGACTTCTATACACTT GTCATGGTAGACCCAGATGCTCCAAGCCCAAGTGATCCAAGCATCAGGGAGTACTTGCACTG GTTGGTGACAGATATTCCAGGAACAACAGCAGCAAGCTTTG GTCAAGAGATTGTGAGCTATGAAAGCCCAAGTCCATCACTTGGGATACACAGGTTTGTATTTGTGTTGTTTCAACAATTTGGCCGGCAGACAGTGTATGCACCGGGGTGGCGGCAGAGCTTCAATACACGGGACTTCGCCGAGCTTTACAACCTCGGCGCGCCAGTTGCCGCTGTTTACTTTAACTGCCAGAGAGAGTCCGGCTCTGGTGGAAGGAGAACAACTGTTTAA